The Medicago truncatula cultivar Jemalong A17 chromosome 4, MtrunA17r5.0-ANR, whole genome shotgun sequence genome includes a region encoding these proteins:
- the LOC11441919 gene encoding sigma intracellular receptor 2, with translation MGIFLKLVDFTLFLFFLLITIVAPLIDAQTCLPLSYFPEILVNVKTWYTNEYGDYLVAEKPHFFVGLVWLELLFQWPLAVLNVYAILSSKGWFNTTCLIYGVSLSTSMVAVLSEMMGSKKASEKLLTMYFPFMCFGILATLRGLLATSSKSASAFGKRPAMARKKRA, from the exons atgggaatcTTTCTAAAGCTCGTAGATTTCACCTTATTCTTATTCTTCCTCTTAATAACAATCGTAGCACCATTGATAGATGCACAAACATGTCTTCCTCTATCTTACTTTCCTGAAATTCTTGTCAACGTGAAAACATGGTACACAAATGAATATGGTGATTATCTTGTTGCTGAGAAGCCTCATTTCTTCGTTGGTCTTGTTTGGCTTGAACTTCTCTTTCAATGGCCTCTTGCTGTTCTCAATGTTTATGCTATTTTGTCTTCTAAGGGTTGGTTTAATACCACTTGCTTGATCTATGGTGTTTCTCTCTCCACTTCTAtg GTTGCTGTACTATCAGAAATGATGGGATCCAAGAAAGCATCTGAGAAGCTATTGACAATGTATTTCCCTTTCATGTGTTTTGGTATTTTAGCAACTCTCAGAGGGTTGCTGGCAACTTCCTCCAAGTCTGCTTCAGCTTTTGGCAAGAGACCAGCAATGGCGAGGAAAAAACGAGCTTGA